In Anaerolineales bacterium, the DNA window TCCGCAAGGTCGATATTCACGAGAAACTGCAGCTCAAGCTCGGGGGGATGCTGGCCAAGCTGTACGACGTCGCACGCAAATACGATGCCCGCGCTGCGGAAATCAACCCCATTGTGCTCACAAACGAGGGCGAGTTGATAGCCGCAGACTGCCGCATCACGGTCGACGACTCCGCCGTTTACCGCCACCCGGAACTGGGCATCGAAATCGCCCGCGAGTTCGACCGGCCGCCCACGGCGTTGGAACGAATCGCCTGGCAGGTCGAAAAGAACGATTACCGCGGAACGTTCTACTTCATCCAGCTCGAGCGTGATTTCCAATCCGGGAACGGCGTGATCGGTTTCCACGGCGCCGGCGGCGGCGGTTCGATGATGAGCATGGACGCGGTTTTGAACCGCGGTTACAAACTGGCCAACTTCGTGGACACGAGCGGCAATCCACCGGCATCGAAGGTTTATCGAGCCGCACGGATCATCCTCTCGCAGCCCGGAATCGACGGCTACTTTGCTTCCGGATCCGGTGTCGCCTCGCAGGAGCAGTTCCACAGCGCACGCGGCCTGGTGAAAGCCTTCATGGAGGTTCCCCTCGAAGTTCCTGCCGTCATCCGGCTGGGCGGGAACGCCGAAGAAAGGGCCATCGCCATTCTGGAACGCGCCGAGGATTACATCCCTGCGCCCATCGAGGGCTACGGGAAAGACGACACGCCGGAATTCTGTGCCCAGAGGCTGGACGCATTGATCCAGGAATCCGAACCCGCAGATACAATATCCTCAGGGTATGAACCTCCCGAAGCGAAGGAACCCTACCAATTCGAGACCGTCACGGGGGGCACCGTCACCTTCGACCACGCTGCCTGCCGTGATTGCGAGAGCAAAATCTGCATCGAGACCTGCGTTCCCAGAATCCTCAAACTGGAAGACGGCGTCCCCGTGCTCAACATTTCGCTCGAGGAAGCCAGGAAAGGTGGATGCAGCGAGTGCCTGGCTTGCGAGGTCGAATGTTTCTTCGAAGGCAACCGCGGCGGTTACGTTTCTTTGCCCATTCCCGGGCTGGACGAGCTTTCCGCAACGTGAAAGCGCATTGTGTGGTAGATATGGAGCTAAGATGGCCATATTGATCGACGAAACCAAACGCGTGCTGGTGCAAGGCATTACGGGCCGCGAAGGCAAAACCCGGGCGCGTTTGATGAAGGAATACGGCACCCAGGTCGTTGCCGGCGTAACGCCCGGCAAGGGCGGCCAGGACGTCGAAGGCGTCCCTGTTTTCGATACCGTCCAGGAAGCCTGGGAGAACGTTGGACCGATCGACGTAAGTGTGCTCTTCATCCCGGCGCCGCTGGTGAAAGACGCCGCACTGGAAGCGATCGACGCCGGCGTGAAACTGCTCGTCATCGTCCCCGATCGCGTGCCGATCTACGACGTGCTCGAGATCGCCGAAGCCGCGCACCGCAAAGAATCACACTTTGTCGGGCCGAACACGCTCGGCGTTCTTTCACCGGGCAAGGCCTTGCTGGGCATGATCGGCGGCCGGGCGGCGTCGGCCAAGGCCTGGTTCATGCCGGGTCCCGTGGGGATCTGCTCCCGCTCCGGCGGGATCACCTCCTCGATGGCCTACTACCTGGCGCAGGAAGGGATCGGTGCGACGACTCTGGTCCACGTGGGCGGCGACGTCGTCGTCGGAACACCGCTGCCGGAAGTCGCCCTGCACTTCGAGAACGATCCGCAAACGAAGGCCATCGTGATGTTCGGCGAGATCGGCGGCACCCAGGAAGAGCGTCTGGCCGACCTGATCGAAGCCGGCGAGGTCACAAAGCCGGTCGTCGCCTTCATCGGCGGGAAAGCGGCGAAGAGCGGCACACGTTTCAGCCATGCCGGCGCGATCATCGAAGGCGGGCGCGGTACGCACGAAGGCAAGGTAAATCGTCTGCGCGAAGTCGGCGTGCACGTCGTCGATGGCTTCGGGATGCTGCCGCAAGAGACGAAATCCGTCCTTATCAAACATGGGATTATGAAATGAGTGAAGATACCTGGAAAACTGCCATTACCCGGATCGAACCCAACGAAGTGCGCTTGCGCGGCTACCGCATCGATGAATTGATGGGAAATGTAACCTTTGCGCAGGCAATTTTCCTGGCCTTGACCGGCGAATTACCTGCGCCGAACGTTGCAAAACTGCTCGATGCCATGCTGGTATCGTCCATCGATCACGGCGCCACGCCGCCTTCGGCGCTCGCTGCTCGCACTGCGGCATCGACCGGCGCTCCACTCAACGCAGCCGTTGCGGCGGGGGTGCTTTCGATCAACCGTTTTCACGGCGCAGCAATCTACGACTGTATGGGCGTCCTCGAAGAGGGGATCCAACTGGCTGAAGACTCGAACGTGAGTATCGAAGATGCCGCCGGTGAATTGGTCGCCCGCTATCGCCAGGAGAAGAAACGTATCGCCGGCCTGGGTCACCGCATCCACAGCGACGACCCCAGGACGAAGAAACTGTTCGCCCTGGCGCAGGAACTGAAGGTCGCTGGAGACGGCGTGACCATGATTACTGCCATCCATGGTGCGTTGTCGAAAGGCGGCAAAGATCTGCCCATCAACGTTGACGGCGCCATTGCAGCCCTGCTCGTCGATCTGCACATGCCGCGCGAATTGGCCAACGCCTTCTTTATCATGGCGCGCGTTCCGGGTTTGGTGGCACACGTGTACGAAGAACAAACACGCGAGCGTCCGATGCGCAAGATCGATCCAGTAAAGCATGAATACGACGGCCCCCCTGCCAGAAGCCTCGATTGAAACGTCCGTGCGACCTTCATCCCAATGCTTCAAGACTGACGGATCTGGCGCGCCGTTTGCCCGTCTTTGCGGGTAGTATATTAAAAGCACCAGTGAGGAAAAGAAGATGTCCAACGAATTGATCGAACTCATTCCCGAATTTTCAGAAATCGAAGATGAAGAGCTTCGAAGAAAGGCGCTCGCCGTCTGGGAAGAGGCGCTGGAAATCGGCGGGTGGAGCATCGACGATCTCAAACACATGCCCTACACGCTGTTGGTGGAGGACGTAGAGATCAGCTTCCCCGAACACGTGAGCACCGTCTGCCGCCTGTGTATCGCCATGCAAGAAGTGCTCGAAGATGCGCATGGCGCGCGATACGACATCGATCGT includes these proteins:
- a CDS encoding CoA-binding protein: MAILIDETKRVLVQGITGREGKTRARLMKEYGTQVVAGVTPGKGGQDVEGVPVFDTVQEAWENVGPIDVSVLFIPAPLVKDAALEAIDAGVKLLVIVPDRVPIYDVLEIAEAAHRKESHFVGPNTLGVLSPGKALLGMIGGRAASAKAWFMPGPVGICSRSGGITSSMAYYLAQEGIGATTLVHVGGDVVVGTPLPEVALHFENDPQTKAIVMFGEIGGTQEERLADLIEAGEVTKPVVAFIGGKAAKSGTRFSHAGAIIEGGRGTHEGKVNRLREVGVHVVDGFGMLPQETKSVLIKHGIMK
- a CDS encoding citryl-CoA lyase, whose translation is MSEDTWKTAITRIEPNEVRLRGYRIDELMGNVTFAQAIFLALTGELPAPNVAKLLDAMLVSSIDHGATPPSALAARTAASTGAPLNAAVAAGVLSINRFHGAAIYDCMGVLEEGIQLAEDSNVSIEDAAGELVARYRQEKKRIAGLGHRIHSDDPRTKKLFALAQELKVAGDGVTMITAIHGALSKGGKDLPINVDGAIAALLVDLHMPRELANAFFIMARVPGLVAHVYEEQTRERPMRKIDPVKHEYDGPPARSLD
- a CDS encoding acetate--CoA ligase family protein — translated: MARLHEHQGKSLLANCGISVPRGGPVKSAKEAQALAEEINGPVVVKAQAWVTGRAGIGAIRFVDSAQAAAEAAAEILGMQIRGFTVDTVLIEEKLDVAREFYAGVIIDDQSQAPMMIFSSSGGSGIEEIAREHPETISRRIVDIRTGLLEHQARDLVRKVDIHEKLQLKLGGMLAKLYDVARKYDARAAEINPIVLTNEGELIAADCRITVDDSAVYRHPELGIEIAREFDRPPTALERIAWQVEKNDYRGTFYFIQLERDFQSGNGVIGFHGAGGGGSMMSMDAVLNRGYKLANFVDTSGNPPASKVYRAARIILSQPGIDGYFASGSGVASQEQFHSARGLVKAFMEVPLEVPAVIRLGGNAEERAIAILERAEDYIPAPIEGYGKDDTPEFCAQRLDALIQESEPADTISSGYEPPEAKEPYQFETVTGGTVTFDHAACRDCESKICIETCVPRILKLEDGVPVLNISLEEARKGGCSECLACEVECFFEGNRGGYVSLPIPGLDELSAT